From a single Paraburkholderia sp. D15 genomic region:
- a CDS encoding 2'-5' RNA ligase family protein, with the protein MPEQLWLPGLEAPPTPTDGLFLAVFPDAHTAAGIAKLAQQLCGEMRVRSKPLGAGRLHVTLQHLGNFAGGLPPARVEAAIRAAASVRVEPFTVEFDSLVSFASRPRPGPLVLGGGDGVVRLYALHDMLVEALRSAGIEGRAGASVVPYTPHVTLAYGMPWVATRPIEPVSWNVREFVLMHSLLGRTRHVPLARWRLEGVR; encoded by the coding sequence ATGCCTGAACAACTCTGGCTGCCCGGGCTGGAGGCGCCACCCACGCCGACAGACGGCCTGTTTCTCGCCGTTTTCCCCGATGCCCACACGGCGGCCGGCATCGCAAAGCTCGCGCAGCAGCTTTGCGGGGAAATGCGCGTGCGTAGCAAGCCGCTCGGCGCGGGGCGATTGCATGTCACGTTGCAGCATCTGGGGAATTTTGCAGGCGGTTTGCCGCCGGCTCGCGTCGAGGCGGCGATACGAGCGGCAGCATCGGTCCGTGTCGAGCCATTCACGGTCGAGTTCGATTCACTGGTCAGCTTTGCGTCGAGGCCTCGGCCGGGGCCGTTGGTGCTGGGTGGTGGCGACGGCGTGGTGAGGCTGTACGCGCTTCACGACATGTTGGTCGAGGCGTTGCGTAGCGCGGGTATCGAGGGGCGGGCGGGGGCTTCCGTCGTGCCTTATACGCCGCATGTCACGCTGGCTTACGGCATGCCGTGGGTTGCGACAAGGCCCATCGAACCCGTTAGCTGGAATGTGCGTGAGTTCGTGTTGATGCATAGCCTGCTTGGGCGCACGCGCCATGTGCCGCTAGCGCGCTGGCGTCTGGAGGGCGTGCGCTGA
- a CDS encoding DUF1992 domain-containing protein, with protein MKLLDALVEQRIAAAAARGEFDDLPGAGAPLPLEDDALVPEEVRVANRILKNAGFVPPAVEQLRALRDLQAELNAVSDPTTRCRLQARMLALDMALESLRGGPLVLPREYCRRIAERLSERVGRGDLAHATDAADAVDPADPAGRPDAGSQ; from the coding sequence ATGAAATTGCTTGATGCGCTAGTCGAACAGCGTATTGCCGCCGCGGCCGCGCGCGGCGAGTTCGACGACTTACCGGGCGCCGGCGCGCCGCTGCCGCTCGAGGACGACGCACTGGTCCCTGAAGAGGTGCGGGTCGCTAACCGGATACTGAAGAACGCGGGCTTCGTGCCGCCCGCCGTTGAGCAGTTGCGCGCACTGCGCGATCTGCAAGCGGAGCTGAATGCCGTGAGCGACCCGACTACCCGTTGCCGTCTGCAAGCGCGGATGCTCGCGCTCGATATGGCGCTGGAATCGCTGCGCGGCGGCCCGCTGGTGTTGCCGCGCGAATATTGCCGGCGTATTGCCGAACGTCTGTCCGAGCGTGTCGGCCGCGGTGATCTTGCACATGCGACAGATGCGGCAGATGCGGTAGATCCGGCAGACCCTGCAGGTCGTCCAGACGCGGGTTCGCAGTGA
- the tadA gene encoding tRNA adenosine(34) deaminase TadA produces the protein MAATSIDAASVSSSAPSPISERDLRFMALAQAAAEQARAAGEVPVGAVLVRGDEVIASGFNHPIGGHDPSAHAEMVALRAAAQAVENYRLPGCELYVTLEPCLMCAGAIMHARIARVVFGARDPKTGACGSVVDAFANPQLNHHTSVMGGVLERECGAALQSFFADRRRASREARAAARAEAANLKAGNDSNNRLSNDSNNETSNEANKNATTSPASPSTPV, from the coding sequence ATTGCGGCCACATCGATCGACGCAGCCTCGGTTTCCTCGTCCGCACCTTCTCCCATTTCCGAACGCGATCTCCGCTTCATGGCGCTAGCCCAGGCCGCCGCCGAACAGGCGCGCGCGGCCGGCGAAGTGCCGGTCGGCGCCGTGCTCGTGCGCGGCGACGAAGTGATCGCCAGCGGCTTCAATCATCCGATTGGCGGGCACGATCCGTCCGCGCATGCCGAAATGGTTGCGCTGCGTGCGGCGGCGCAAGCCGTCGAGAATTACCGTCTTCCCGGCTGTGAACTCTACGTCACACTCGAACCCTGTCTGATGTGCGCGGGCGCGATCATGCATGCGCGCATCGCCCGGGTGGTGTTCGGCGCGCGCGATCCGAAAACGGGCGCGTGCGGCAGCGTCGTCGATGCGTTCGCGAATCCGCAACTGAATCATCACACGTCGGTGATGGGCGGCGTGCTGGAGCGCGAGTGCGGGGCGGCGCTTCAGTCGTTCTTCGCCGATCGGCGTCGCGCGAGCCGCGAAGCACGCGCGGCGGCGCGCGCCGAAGCCGCCAATCTGAAAGCAGGCAACGACTCGAACAACCGACTCAGCAACGACTCGAACAACGAAACCAGCAACGAAGCCAACAAAAACGCGACCACCAGCCCGGCCAGCCCATCCACCCCGGTCTGA
- the ldcA gene encoding muramoyltetrapeptide carboxypeptidase: MTVHRTIELIAPSGYPHDPEKLHRALQRFHAQGHRVEGVEVTKRRYQRFAGTDGERAADLNRLADPSRPLPDIVLAVRGGYGAVRILHGLDYEGLQRRLTDQPVALVGHSDFTAIQLALLARAGVKTFGGPMVMSDFGAEQESEFTMQHFWSALTKPTLTVTVNAPQAHAVDVSGMLWGGNLAVLSALIGTPYMPPVQGGILFLEDVNEQPFRVERMIYQLHLAGILAQQQALVLGDFSGGKAYDYDNGYDLHAMIEQVRSVVGIPVLTGLQFGHIHNMLTLPVGADAHLVADAHGFKLNLSGYPTLA, from the coding sequence ATGACCGTCCATCGCACCATCGAACTGATCGCACCGTCCGGCTATCCGCACGATCCCGAGAAGCTGCACCGCGCGTTGCAGCGTTTTCATGCGCAGGGGCATCGCGTCGAAGGCGTGGAGGTGACGAAGCGCCGCTATCAGCGTTTCGCCGGCACCGACGGCGAACGCGCGGCCGATCTGAACCGGCTCGCCGACCCGTCGCGTCCATTGCCTGACATCGTGCTGGCGGTGCGCGGCGGCTACGGCGCGGTGCGCATTCTGCATGGACTCGACTACGAAGGGCTGCAACGCCGCCTGACCGATCAGCCGGTCGCGCTGGTCGGGCATAGCGATTTCACCGCGATCCAGCTCGCGCTGCTGGCGCGCGCCGGCGTGAAGACCTTCGGCGGTCCGATGGTGATGAGCGACTTCGGCGCCGAGCAGGAGAGCGAATTCACGATGCAGCATTTCTGGTCGGCGCTTACCAAACCGACCCTGACCGTCACGGTCAACGCGCCGCAAGCGCATGCCGTCGATGTCTCCGGCATGTTGTGGGGCGGCAATCTGGCGGTGTTGTCGGCGCTGATCGGCACGCCGTACATGCCGCCGGTGCAGGGCGGCATCCTGTTTCTGGAAGACGTCAACGAGCAGCCGTTCCGCGTCGAACGGATGATTTATCAACTGCATCTGGCGGGTATCCTCGCGCAGCAGCAGGCGCTGGTGCTGGGCGACTTCTCCGGCGGCAAGGCATACGACTACGACAACGGCTACGACCTGCACGCGATGATCGAGCAGGTGCGCTCGGTGGTCGGCATTCCCGTTCTCACCGGCTTGCAGTTCGGGCACATCCACAACATGCTGACGTTGCCGGTCGGCGCCGACGCGCATCTGGTCGCCGATGCACATGGATTCAAGCTGAACCTGTCGGGGTATCCGACGCTAGCTTGA
- a CDS encoding GntR family transcriptional regulator yields the protein MSDTDTAAVNSSKPEAIAERIRAAILEHRLAPGAKLTEAQLCEVFGVKRGPIRQALAQLATDHLVDLEPNRGAFVASPSLQEVHEVFEMRRIIELAVVEKICNGHGMRRLKGIGSMIGRERKAFETRDFPAWIRLSGEFHTELAGLTGNAVLCDCLNGLVARSTLISALYESLGRSPCSFEDHEAILAALDAGDAKEAAALMSRHLQSVELKMLERPARGAADLHEVFGALGGASKEMSQDAVKASSKNKSAPG from the coding sequence ATGTCCGATACAGATACCGCGGCCGTCAACAGTTCGAAACCCGAAGCGATCGCCGAGCGCATCCGCGCCGCGATCCTCGAGCATCGGCTCGCGCCGGGCGCGAAATTGACGGAAGCCCAGTTGTGCGAAGTATTCGGCGTCAAGCGCGGCCCCATCCGGCAAGCGCTGGCGCAACTGGCCACCGACCATCTCGTCGACCTCGAACCGAATCGCGGGGCGTTCGTCGCGAGTCCGTCGCTGCAGGAAGTGCATGAAGTGTTCGAGATGCGCCGCATCATCGAACTGGCGGTCGTCGAAAAGATTTGCAATGGGCACGGCATGCGGCGCCTGAAGGGCATCGGCAGCATGATCGGCCGCGAACGCAAGGCGTTCGAAACGCGCGATTTTCCGGCGTGGATCCGCCTGTCGGGCGAGTTTCACACCGAGCTGGCCGGTCTCACCGGTAATGCCGTGTTATGCGACTGCCTGAACGGTCTGGTGGCGCGTTCCACGCTGATTTCCGCGCTGTACGAGTCGCTTGGACGGAGCCCATGCTCGTTCGAGGACCACGAAGCCATTCTCGCCGCGCTCGACGCCGGCGACGCAAAGGAGGCCGCGGCCCTGATGTCGCGCCACTTGCAAAGCGTCGAGTTGAAGATGCTGGAGCGCCCCGCGCGCGGCGCGGCCGATCTGCACGAAGTGTTCGGCGCGCTCGGCGGTGCATCGAAGGAAATGTCCCAGGACGCTGTCAAGGCGTCGTCGAAGAACAAGTCCGCGCCAGGCTGA